Genomic segment of Juglans microcarpa x Juglans regia isolate MS1-56 chromosome 7S, Jm3101_v1.0, whole genome shotgun sequence:
CAGCATTCTCCGAAGCAATCATTCACCCAAcgatttatttacaaaaataaatttataaattgatatgtttTGACATTATATgttatagttattttataataaaaataggttTACAATTTAAcgaattatatttatatcaagttatgttaatttggaaatttatttattaattaaagtatttttcttttacaaaaaaggGTAAGAACTATTGCAGTCACCATATCTAACCATATGGTTTGGGACCTAATTAATGGTCCATCTCAAATCCCCTTGTAACCTCTTGTTTTCTCATATGGTCTCTCTCCCCTGGACCTCGTGAGAATTGCCGAAAGTCCCATTCTGATTGGAAgcacaaaaatgataaaattgagtTTTACAAGtgaaaaatctttttacaagCGAATTGGGGCACTAAAGCATGCAGCGATAATGATACGTAAgatatccaaaataatttttataaaatagatgactttttcttttcttaaaatttttctttttaataaaaaaagtcatgttAATACAGTGCGTTAAACCGTTTGCACCTAGCAAGGTTAAGCTGATGAAAAAACAAAGGTAAGAATAAGATGCCATAATTTTGATAGAATGAATTTAGCTGAAgaatgttattatttttctgttcttttagGAAAGTGGCAGTGGCACATCCTATGTTCACGCTCCCAAATAAACTTTATAACGTAATAAAGCTACAACATTAACTTATCCAAAACCTTTTTTTtcgaaaaagtaaaaagtaaaaagtaaaaagtaaaaataaaaatctacttTTAGTCTAATCGGACGGCTGAGAGAGGCGCGGAGTGACAAGAAGGGCACCTGATCATACCGTTCTCGTTGCACGACGTACAGCTCTTGAACCCGCTTTTTTCCGTGAACAGTTTATGGCTACCGTAACACTCGCCGCACAGAATGAATCTGTAGCCGCCGCACGAGTCACACACGCCCGGTTCCGCTGCGGGCAAGCCTTCCACAAGCTTCTTGAGCTCTCCAGCCTCGTGCAGCTGCCGAATCTCTTCCGCCCCGCCCACGTACCTCCCACCAATGAAAACCCTCGGCAAGCTTAACTTGCTTTTGTTTTGACCGCCCAGGATCTCCTGCAGCTCGGTTAGGAACGCCGAGTCCATGGAGAGATCTCTTTCGTCGAGCGAGACACGAAACCCACGTAGAATGGATTGTACGGCCCTGCAATCCTCGAACGTGGACCTCACTACCCGGAGGCTCGTGAAGTACACCACAATGCGCTTCTCGGTGCCGGGGATCCGAATCGACGGTTTGGATTGCGTTGTCGCAAGTGGGTCGCTGCCCGATTGGTCCGAGACGGCGGCTACATTTGGACTGGACTCGGGTGAGTCTGCGGGTGGGTGAGTCGGTGGGCGAGTTGACCAGGCACGGATGATCGAGTTGGCGACTCGTACCCGGTGGAATATAGACGGTTTCTTGGCGGTGTGTTGAGGGGGCTCCTCGGCGCAGAGCTCTTGGACGTCCTTGAAAGAGAAGAGGGTGGGCGGAGATGACGTGTTGTGAATCCGAACGGTTGATTTGCCCAACTGCCGCCTCATCGAGGGTAGGGATCGGAATTCGGATTCGAAGACCTCGAAACAAAGAGAAACGAACCGGGAaacgaaacaaaaacaaaatagacaCAGAAAATGGGTTTGCGTTTCTGTTTTGATTGCTGCTTAAAAGCGAAGGATTTGATGATAGGAGGAGGAAAGCAAGGTTGGGCTTGCAGGGTTTGGAAATGGAAGCTCAATCTTTTCTCCCTTATTTATTTATCcgtttatatattttcctttgagCTGTGAGAATTGAGATTGTGGGGGGAAAGGAAAGGGTTAGGGAGGAGGTTTGGGGGCTAAGTCGGTTGGTTAAGGTAGTTGACGTTGTCTTTGTGTTTTCGCTTTAATGGGTTTTACGAGAGAAAAAGGGTGAGAGAGGCTGTGATTACACAGATGCATGGGATGATTTGAGCCTAATTATAGATGACATGTCCTGTTTACTGTTTAGTGTATGGATGGGATGATTTACCCTAAAATTACCATggattcttcttttcttctttattttttcatttcttttttgttgggtTTCTTTTTTGGGTTGGATTTGGACCAGGTCAATGCAGAGTTTTGTATGTTACCTATGAGAGGGGCtcatgatataatttatatatatctatatatatttgcattggTCTTCAATGAGGACATAATATATCTGCAATGCTTGCTGCTGCTGGCAGGAAAGTGCAATGCTGCTGTTATTGCATTGGCAGAACTATCTTATAGGTTTAAATGCCTTAAAACAACCCAAATTAAAATGGTCTCTGGTCATAGACTAGTGAATTTAAAGCAAACAAACCCAAGGGAAGTGCATTTTCAtggtgaaatgaagaaaaaggaagTGACTCGTGAGTATCTCTGTTTTTGGCAAACTTGAATCACAATTCTTCGTACTTCAGTTGCAATTCTGCTCGGGCTCGGGCTCCTCCTGTATGTGACAGATTGTTATTATATTCACGCAGGTCATAAATTGGATGGAGGATGTGATGGTTTCTAACTTCCCATCAATGGCTCATTGACTTCTGTATTCAACCCTTTTCACCTGCTTTCACTACCACACGGAAAACAAATTAGGCATCCTAAGCTCCATGGCAAGAAGATTAAAGAATAAaggtgaagaaaaaggaagagagagagagagagagagagagagagagagggagctgcaAAATGTGTATTCTTGGACCATTTTAATGTATGATTACTGTAGGAGGATGAGACAAGGCGTGGGTGGTAGTTCTGAATAAGTTGTCTATTTCCGAAAGTTAAAAGGTTAAAGTCGAAGTGGGTGGATCCTGAAAGTTTAACAGGGAGGCACTGAAGagtaaaaaaaacactaaaatggTGATAAAATACACATGCTCGACTGATTGATTGAACATAGAAGAGGTCTGGCATCTTATTATTCATTCATGTGTGTGAACCACAATTGTTATATTTCTCTGTCGACACCTATGAGTCTAAGTTGAGCGCTGTCAAAATCTGCGTGTCTCACTACTCACAAAGTCTAACTTCTATTGGGATTACAGATTGGCTCAGGATGTTAGTTGACCTGCACATGACATCTGGCCGGAGCtgcaatgttatttttgttgctttttGTAGAGTAACGATACATTCAacggtgttttttttttttttattggtaatttCGAATTTCAacctctttttttaaatttgagagtTATGCGAATAAAGTTATAGGCCTTTTGACAATGTTAGATTCAAATTAAATACGTAATTTctgcccattttttttaaaaaaataagatttatcattaaaaaaattattatttttatatgatctcaaatttatctatttttttaaaaagaatgagtgaaatttatatattttaagactgtaaatataatttctgctcaataatattaaaagtctTGGCTAGATCACTGGACTTTGACCAATAAATGCCTAGTTCCTTGAGTAATTTCTTGGTAAAGTTTAAAGTCTAGCACCTTTCACACAAGTAAAGTGGTATATTAAGTGTGTTAATAAAAGACTTGAGCCATCCTATGAGAACTCAAAACAATCATAAAGAGGTTGTTTCTTGCTCATCCCATGAAGAATCTCCCTAGTACTACCAGGACATTAGAAGGCAGGCTACCTTTCCTCTAAAATCCCATTATAAGTCTCTAATCGtacaattaatttaatttataacagTAACATTAATGGTTATAATGCTACAGCAGCAGTGGACAATTCGAAGCCCTACAAAGATTCCATCTTTGCCTCCCTCCATAAATCGTTGATGTAGCTCAATCTATGGCTGCTATCCAACTATGCATTCCTCAAACAATCATATATGCAGTTGCAAATGGTGACTTTTCAATTGTTTACAACTCACcaaatttgcatattttccCACCAAACCCAATCTTTCACATTCAGGGAAAAAAAACGTGGCATGCATCCATCTAAAAGAATAATAGTTTATCTTCCAATAACTTAAAATTCTCTGTATTGAGCTCATTAGTTTCAGGTGCCAAATTCTTGTGGAATCGAGCATtagtagtggactcaacaaagttTGGTTAAAATTTGGCtagagaattcacttttataaatttagctagctATTTTCCAACAACACCGAATAATAGACTCTcaaaatctatcattattctattgaaGTATTGATTTTaaccttttcatttattttaattatttgaatatttattagttattaaaaaagtacatattaattttctaacattcATATTATTCCTaacggatataattttctatcggtattttttttttttttacaacagtCATATTCTTTCAATTGTGGGAGATGTCAACGATTGCTGTTCCTTCGTCTAAAGCTGATGTTCCTTCGTCTTTCTCAACTCTTGGCATAAAGCACATTAATTGAAGTTGTTGTTCCTTCGTCTTTCTTTTCTTGCGCGGGAGTAagatgattttttctttatcttttctaCTTTTGCGGGAGGAATAGCAGGTAGTGGAAAGATAATTgtttatgatgaaaataatatttagccaGCCCATTGCCAGTGACTAAATCTTGGGCTAAAATTACTACTAATTTATTGAGTccattatagtagatttttgTACAACCTAGCTAaactttggccaaaatttgactaaattGAGTCCACTACTAAAGCTCTTAAGTTCAGTAGATCTTTCTCTTCCTAATTAGAGACCCATGCTTTTCTAGTTTAAGGTAAAAGAAGAGACGACTTGAATAAGTAATATGCACTCAGTAGATTACCAGATCTGTGTGCTCTTGATATTAAACACTTGACTCTTGAGGAGTGATTTACACAAGATGaggaaagatgttttatgactGTTTCTCTAAAAGATGGCGCGAGACTTGCTTATTTGAAATTCGTATAGATCATTTCTCTTTTGCATAAAAGAGAGTTGGAGTAGCTAGCAAGAGAATTGGACTCTTTACTTTTAGGATAATGTTATGGTATACACCAAATGTGCACTCTAAATATACTCCAAATGTgcactccatatttttttttttcttttaaacattttttaaacattcctaatcatttaaaaaatattaacaaaatatataaatgtattaatactcgcttttttaattataaaaaaataaaaaatatgaatagtgAATAGTGACGTGTAGTAGGCACAGAGGCTACGATTTTCCTTACTTTTATTACGGCTGCAATCTgcaatcttttttgttttttatccaacagttttttttgttgttgttgagaaGTTGGTACTTCATTGTATTAAACTGTACTATGGCTTTCAACCATTACATGAGTCCCTATACTAAATCTATTATATTCAGCCATAACTAGAGGCTCAATACATGGGTTGATGTTATCAATGTTTATCATTTCGGTACTCAAAATAATAACTTGTTGTGCCAATCGATGTGCCACTCTATTTGCATCCCTCTTGACATGTTTGATAGCCTAGTTTGTATCGGCCAAGATGGTCTTGACATCTTGCACTAGGCAACTCAGCAACCCATGGTTCTGTGTGTGTTGTCTCATTGCCTTCACAACCTGCATTGAGTCCTAGCTTTGTATACAAAATtgtagcaaatactaatattctTGCTTTTGCTATAGTAGGTTGTGAACAAAAACACAGTGGCTGCATCAAAGTAGCCAGTATTTCACCTCCACTATCTCGAAAAGCCATTCCCACACCAATTCTGTTACATGTTTCTCTAACTGCTATGTCCCAGTTAATTTTGATCCAATTTGCAAGTGGAGCTTCCCATAGTGTGCTGACCTGTTGGTTAGAAACTAGTCTTGAGCTGACCTGCCTTCTTTGAATTTGTTGATACTATTTATGTGCCTCTATAGCTCAATTAAACAATATTGATAGAGGTAGAAAGTTGTCcttaaataacattttatttcttctagtTCATAGTGATCTTGCAATCACTACAAATAGACTAATATCTGACTTGCCAATTCTTTGAAGTATTTGCATGAAAATCCAGCCGAAGTCTTCCTCAGTAACTGAAGCTTTTTGAAGCTGCCTACTGTCTAGAAGCTATACATCCTATGTAGATGGACAAGTCCATAAAATGTGGCCTGATGTTTCTTCTATTTGCTTGCAAATTGGACATAAAGGGTCTGTGagaattttccttttgtatAAATTCAACCTAGTAGGTAGAGCATCATTTCATGCACGCCACATGAAAACTTTCATTGGATTTATGGTTTACATTTGCCATATCTGTTTCCACAATTCACAATCCTCTCCCTTTGATGAGGATTCCCCTTTATTGTGATCATGCATTTGATTACAAAGATGATAGGCACTATTAACTGAAAAACTATCATTTACAGTATGTTTCTAGACCAACTTATCCTCTGCATTAGTCTGTGTAACATgtagttttataatttctttcaccccatcttcccaaaaaatatctttaagtAGCTGTAAATTCCACCACCCAGATTGAGGATCAATCAAGTTAGCTCGCTTAGCATTGCTGGTAATATCTTCACAGGAGTCTGAATAAAGCCTGATCCCTTAGTTGGCATCCACTTGTTTTCCAAACCATTATATTTTCCTCATTGCCCATTCTCCAAATTATACCTTCCTTAACTATATTGATGGCTGAGCAAATACTTCTCCATGTGAAGGAAGTCCTTGATCCAATTCTAGCTTGTAAAATAGAAGTATTAGGAAAGTAAATGGCCTTGAGAATTCTTGCTGCAAGAGTGGTAGGATTAGTAAGCATATTCCAAACTTGTTTTGCCAAGAAAGCAGAATT
This window contains:
- the LOC121240488 gene encoding uncharacterized protein At5g39865-like, whose translation is MRRQLGKSTVRIHNTSSPPTLFSFKDVQELCAEEPPQHTAKKPSIFHRVRVANSIIRAWSTRPPTHPPADSPESSPNVAAVSDQSGSDPLATTQSKPSIRIPGTEKRIVVYFTSLRVVRSTFEDCRAVQSILRGFRVSLDERDLSMDSAFLTELQEILGGQNKSKLSLPRVFIGGRYVGGAEEIRQLHEAGELKKLVEGLPAAEPGVCDSCGGYRFILCGECYGSHKLFTEKSGFKSCTSCNENGMIRCPSCHSAPLSAVRLD